A portion of the Pseudomonas sp. PSE14 genome contains these proteins:
- a CDS encoding cytosine permease, translating to MKADSQSAPLAEGARGLEIEGHSIDFIEEHERTDKLSTQGPFWFVGNFTFFTMTIGFVGPSVGLNALWTMIAGTLGIMFGTLFMAFHGSQGPHLGLPQMIQSRAQFGYRGVILVLFATLFVFAGFNIVNLVLMMQGLNTLFHWGPMQVALAVTVPATLLAILGHDWMHRTFKWSLFLSLPLYGLLSLAVLMGWVQSAPAPAGGTEAVALGFTWVGFVAQFAAGASYNIAYAPYVSDYSRYLPKNTSSGKLILAVFLGASLSGAWMIAVGGWLAEHLHATDVLVALNAVGAGFAPQLGTLMVAVTILAFLPVIAMNIYSAKLTTLTGVDSFRKIKPTPRVRIWAILFVVVLQLGMAVTINASGSGLSVLNMYLVVMLYFLVPWTAVNLTDYFFVRKGRYAIPHFFLPNDNIYGHWGSRGLIAYLIGFVVMIPFFTLYNGTDEVFVGPLAKMIGGVDMAWLVGLIVSGVAYYLLCLSLDLAKEERLIRDIESTTPHFSTGKAW from the coding sequence ATGAAAGCAGATTCGCAGTCAGCTCCCCTTGCCGAAGGCGCGCGCGGCTTGGAAATTGAAGGGCACTCCATCGATTTCATCGAGGAGCACGAGCGCACCGACAAACTGTCGACCCAGGGCCCGTTCTGGTTCGTCGGCAACTTCACCTTCTTCACCATGACCATCGGCTTCGTTGGCCCCAGCGTCGGCCTGAACGCCCTCTGGACCATGATCGCCGGCACCCTCGGCATCATGTTCGGCACCCTGTTCATGGCCTTCCACGGCTCCCAGGGCCCGCACCTGGGCCTGCCGCAGATGATCCAGTCGCGCGCGCAGTTCGGTTATCGCGGGGTCATCCTGGTGCTGTTCGCCACCCTGTTCGTCTTCGCCGGCTTCAACATCGTCAACCTGGTGCTGATGATGCAGGGGCTCAACACGCTGTTCCACTGGGGACCGATGCAGGTGGCCCTGGCAGTGACGGTGCCGGCGACCCTGCTGGCGATCCTCGGCCACGACTGGATGCACCGCACCTTCAAGTGGTCGCTGTTCCTCTCGCTGCCGCTCTACGGGCTGCTCTCGCTTGCCGTGCTGATGGGCTGGGTCCAGTCCGCGCCGGCTCCGGCGGGCGGCACCGAGGCCGTCGCCCTGGGCTTCACCTGGGTCGGCTTCGTCGCCCAGTTCGCCGCCGGCGCCAGCTACAACATCGCCTATGCACCCTACGTCTCGGACTACTCGCGCTACCTGCCGAAGAACACCTCCAGCGGCAAGCTGATCCTCGCGGTGTTCCTCGGTGCTTCGCTGTCCGGCGCCTGGATGATCGCCGTTGGCGGCTGGCTGGCCGAACACCTGCACGCCACCGATGTGCTGGTCGCGCTCAATGCCGTGGGTGCCGGGTTCGCACCGCAGCTGGGCACCCTGATGGTGGCCGTCACCATCCTGGCCTTCCTGCCGGTCATCGCGATGAACATCTACAGCGCCAAGCTCACCACCCTCACCGGCGTCGACTCGTTCAGGAAGATCAAGCCGACCCCCCGCGTGCGCATCTGGGCGATCCTCTTCGTGGTGGTGCTGCAACTGGGCATGGCCGTCACCATCAACGCCTCCGGCTCGGGCCTGTCGGTGCTCAACATGTACCTAGTGGTGATGCTGTACTTCCTGGTGCCCTGGACCGCCGTCAACCTCACCGACTACTTCTTCGTGCGCAAGGGCCGCTACGCCATCCCGCACTTCTTCCTGCCGAACGACAACATCTACGGCCACTGGGGCAGCCGTGGGCTGATCGCCTACCTGATCGGCTTCGTGGTGATGATCCCGTTCTTCACCCTCTACAACGGCACCGACGAAGTGTTCGTCGGCCCCCTGGCGAAGATGATTGGTGGCGTCGACATGGCTTGGCTGGTCGGGCTGATCGTCTCCGGCGTCGCCTACTACCTGCTGTGCCTGTCGCTCGACCTGGCGAAAGAGGAACGCCTCATTCGCGACATCGAGAGCACCACTCCGCACTTCTCCACGGGCAAGGCCTGGTAA